The following proteins come from a genomic window of Chrysiogenia bacterium:
- a CDS encoding SAM-dependent chlorinase/fluorinase → MPALLTLTTDFGTADSYVAEMKGVLI, encoded by the coding sequence ATGCCTGCGCTGCTCACACTGACCACGGATTTTGGAACGGCCGATTCCTATGTCGCCGAGATGAAGGGCGTGCTCATCT